A region of the Culex quinquefasciatus strain JHB chromosome 1, VPISU_Cqui_1.0_pri_paternal, whole genome shotgun sequence genome:
TCAGTTTTATCACCGATACCAACCTGACACCGCACCAATATCGAGCAACTTAataattttttgacgattttctggaACGTTTAGTTATTTTAAGCCATTAGTTGAATCAGTGTATTTTGTACACGCCTTGATTGTCTAatcttttctaatctaatcttaaagtttgatgaaaaaagtaaaagtgACAATGAAATTACCCAAACTTCAATAAATGTTCTATCAAAACATACCGTCTGCTTAAAAAAAGCGAAACATGTTTAAATTTTCCAGAAAAATCACAGCAGTGTTACAAATGGTATCGCAACACATTTCGCAACACTTTTGCAATGCTGTCAGTCGACTTTAGGTTGTCATCGGGCTGATGtcgagcaaataaaaaaaatgccggTTTTCAGAAAAAGCATAagcatttttaaagaaaataagcaGAGACAAATGTCCGAATTTTTAGTGTAAGTAGGCGGAAGATATCAAAGCATTCTTCATGataatttaccaaaaaaaattgaggctatatatttttacaaaaaatgctgTCAATATTCAAAGATGCAGCAATTCCAAGCTATTCTGCATCACTTTTTCAATGCTGTCAGTTTTATTCATCGCCGCCAGGCAGACATCGAACTAATGTGGAGCaactttatgaatttttgggcagtttttttttagaaattcatCAGTTTTAAGgataaaaataaagattttctcCGAAGTTAATTTCCTggattttgatggagttttcaATTCATATCTTGGAAATGctgtcaatttttaaaatagcaaatcaagcaaaaaactgtcaagaaaaaaatcaaatgttgtcacaggagttttttttgcaattctgtcaatttaatgtcaaatttgcgaagttattgttttaaattgatttaaaaatccatttcaaatcTATTGCGATTGTACAAAAggttgcactcagaaaaataagctttattatttataatatcacaaatttaagcttaattttaggacccaattggatcGACCAACAGCtgtcaacatcagtttgacaactggtttTGACGGTTGAGTGCTTTTTAGTTCGAATATGTTCTAATCAGCGAATATTCGAATTAGCGGACATTCGAAGAAGgcattctagtcagaaatttactaacacattcaaagtatgtttacattacagctggacgtttgtttgcatcaggtttcctatctctttctagcaaaagttttttgtccggcgacttctagctggttttttttactgtccgcccgatatgtcagtcaacatacttcgcagggttGTGACAGCTCGaactcgatcattgtttgcatcaggacactgtgacgagaagttcgtaatttttgggttaaattatatttttttttcactaggcctagaaagccttagtAGCGAAATTCGAACTCACAAATCCACTTTGTATATTTggtcaatttattaaaaatcaaaaacagttattcaaaatgctgtcagtttctatttatttgaaaaagttctAATCTGACCAGAAAAAACTGCTGCAGATTGAATCGCTATACCTTCGCATCACTTTTGCAATGCTGTCAGTTACGATGTGCCGACATCTAACTGATGTCGGGCAACTTTagcaatgtttgtttttttttgttgagaaattcagtaaaattttacaattctccGAAGTTTCGTACAATGAAAAAGGAATTCTTCGAGATATGCTGTCAGTTTCTAAACAACAAAACATGGCAAATATTGTCACAAgacttttttgaaatgctgtcagGTTTAACCATCAACTCCAGACATACATTAATCCGATGTCGGACAAATCTAACGAGATTTTGTCGGGTCTTTGAAAATTggctttaatttaaattaagtcgaagttatttgaaattgtaattTGATCTTCATTCGGAAAGGCTGGATCTACatgaaaaaagcaaattataaatattaaaaagcaACAAACTGTGAACTAAAACCGAAAATTGTGCAGCTAAAAAATCTACTGGCCTACAAAAGGTGCTTCGAAAATTCAGAAACAAATCGAGTCCAACTCACCTGCCGGAATGTCCATGTGCCCGGGCGGAACTCCACCCTTCCCAAAATCCTGCGAGTAATCCGAGTTGGAGTAGTCCAGCTTCACGCCACTccctgccgccgccgccgtcgccCCGCTAATCGACGCCAAACTGCTCGCGATCCCGCTGAAACTGGCCCCGCTCGGATCGAACGCCCCAAACATCGGATGGATTCCCGTCGAATGACCGTGGTGGTGCGTTGGCGTGCTGGAAAAGCCCAGCTTCATGCTGGCGGCGGCGGCTGCGGCTGAAGCGCCCATTGCGGCCGCCGACGTGGCCAGATTCGTTGGACTTTGCTGGAGGTTGTGGTGGTGCTGGGGCGAGCAGCTCGAGTCGTTGGTGTGCTCTCGTTTGACCGAGGACAGGTCAAATTGGCGGGAGGGGGTTGATCCTGCCGCTGAAGGAGCCTGCGGCTCGATCATCGAGACTTGGGGGGAAGTCGGGATGAAAACCTCGTCCGAGCTGAGCTGGTCCATGCAGTCGGAGTTGCTCTCCTGGTCGATGCTGTCAGTGGAGCGTTTGAGGGGCTTTTTCGGGTAGTGGATTGGGTATTGTTCGGAGGAGGGAGGGAATTCGGCCGCTCGTTTGAGGCTTTCTTTGGCGGCCGCGGCAAGATATGAGTTTAGCTTGGACGGATCCAGCTGGCTTGTTGAAGGACGTCCCAAGCTGTTGCCGTTGTTACTGCTGTGAGCTGGCTGGGGCTGGTGAAGGTTAGTGGCCGGTGAAGCCGCTGCGGAGGAGTTGCGGTCATTGCGATGGGAGGCGGTCAGGCCTTTGATTTGCAACGTTTCGGCGATCTTCATGAAGCTTTGCAGCTCGGAATGTTTCACGTTGACCTCGCCTTGGTACATGAACTGGAGCAGCTCTTGCATCACATTTAGGGACACATCCTTGAGGACGACTGGAATTGaaaaagataattgattatatATTCGTCAACTTAATTGACAAAATGTAGGGCTGACTCCAGATTAGTgtgaaaattacacaaaaaagtttttggaaaaacatttccaaaataCACCAAAGGATTTTTAATAGGGTTGCATCATAAACTGACAGCATTTCTGAACTGTCACGTCAAACAACCCCGTAAGAAAATCGTAAAAGTTCCGaagtaaaaaagttttaaaccaAGTCAATGAACAAAAATCATATAAAtgagatttttgtttaattcaaaCTCCAAAC
Encoded here:
- the LOC6051948 gene encoding broad-complex core protein isoforms 1/2/3/4/5 isoform X2; translation: MDEFALCWNNFADNIASGFQSLYDRGDLVDVTIACDGKLLKAHKIVLAICSPYFQEMFLENPCKHPIIVLKDVSLNVMQELLQFMYQGEVNVKHSELQSFMKIAETLQIKGLTASHRNDRNSSAAASPATNLHQPQPAHSSNNGNSLGRPSTSQLDPSKLNSYLAAAAKESLKRAAEFPPSSEQYPIHYPKKPLKRSTDSIDQESNSDCMDQLSSDEVFIPTSPQVSMIEPQAPSAAGSTPSRQFDLSSVKREHTNDSSCSPQHHHNLQQSPTNLATSAAAMGASAAAAAASMKLGFSSTPTHHHGHSTGIHPMFGAFDPSGASFSGIASSLASISGATAAAAGSGVKLDYSNSDYSQDFGKGGVPPGHMDIPAVAPGEKWFQGRLQFMLSQRGKPLLVHDGHSFGIQYIRKDKKYWQCNLSRKYNCKARVTTTDTGDIIVTNNEHCHTEIRQHLRKDYKSMKQLNASLAALRARQDAVSLAGLGTGVAGSVETSLNNNSLNICNNNNNNNGLGLGQEQETSLNLSTTSNWQLKKEPTQGNE